TCGAAAAGGCGTTTGGCGCCCCAACGATCACCAAAGACGGTGTGACCGTGGCAAAAGAGATCGATCTTGAGGATCGTTTCGAGAACATGGGCGCTCAGCTTGTTAAGGAAGTTGCTTCCAAGACTTCGGACACCGCCGGAGACGGAACCACGACTGCTACCGTGTTGGCGCACGCAATCTTCCGCGAAGGCTCGAAGCTTGTTGCTGCTGGCCACAACCCAATGCCAATCAAGCGCGGAATCGACAAGTCGGTCGCAGCGATTGTGGAAGAGCTCGGAAAGCTTGCTGTGAAGACCAATGACAAGAGCAAGATCGCTCAGGTCGGTACCATCTCGGCAAACAACGACGAGCAAATCGGCCAGCTTATCGCTGACGCGATGGCTCAGGTTGGAAAAGAAGGCGTCATCACCGTTGAAGAGGCCAAAGGTCTCGAGGACGAGCTTGAGTTCGTTGAAGGTATGGAGTTCGATCGCGGATTCCTTTCACCTTACTTCGCGACCAACAAAGACCGCATGGAAGTCGAGATGAAGAATCCTCTGATTCTTCTGTTCGACAAGAAGATCTCGAACATGAAGGACCTCCTTCCATTGCTCGACCAAGTTCTTACCGGCGACAAGCGTCCTCTCCTCATCATCGCTGAGGACCTTGAAGGCGAAGCACTCGCAACTCTCGTTGTGAACTTCATCCGTGGCGTCCTCAACGTGGCTGCTGTTAAGGCTCCAGGCTTCGGTGACCGTCGCAAAGCTATGCTTCAGGACATCGCTGACCTCACTGGCGGTAACGTCATCAGTGAAGAGCGTGGCCAGAAGCTCGAGAACGCTAAACTTCTCGACCTCGGTAGCTGCGAAAGCGTCAAGATCACCAAGGACAAGACCACCATCGTTGGCGGTGCTGGCTCCAAAGAGGCGATCGAGGCACGCGTTGCTCAGATCAAGGCTCAAATGGAAGTCACCACGAGCGATTACGACCGTGAGAAGCTCCAAGAGCGTCTTGCTAAGCTCGTCGGCGGTGTTGCAGTGATCAAAGTTGGTGCAGCAACTGAAGTTGAGATGAAAGAGAAGAAGGCACGCGTAGAGGATGCTCTCAACGCAACTCGTGCAGCTGTTGAAGAAGGTATCGTCCCTGGTGGCGGCGTCGCTCTTATCCGTTGCGCAGGAATCCTCGACACCTTGAAACTCGACGCTGATGAGCACGTGGGTCTTGAAATCGTCCGTAAGGCGATCCAAGAGCCAATTCGTCAGATTTCGGCGAACGCGGGTGTTGACGGCTCCATCGTGGTCAAGACCGTGACCGAAGGAACCGGCGCATTTGGCTACAACGCACGTACCGACGTGTACGAGGACCTCATTGAAGCTGGCGTCATCGACCCAGCTAAAGTGACCCGCACCGCGCTTCAGAACGCAGCTTCCATCGCTGGTCTCATGTTGACCACTGAGGCGATGATCGCTGACAAGCCAGAAGCATCCAAAGACGACCACGGCCACCATCATGGTATGGAAGGCATGGGCGGAATGGGCTTCTAAGCTCGGAGCTGATTGCTTTAGAAAAGGCCTCGGATTTCCGGGGCCTTTTTTTGCGTAGACTAGACGATGACTTTCCCGCCAAACCATCCTGAGAGTAGATGGCCATACGCTCTTGAGAATCCGGCCATCAGGTCATGCAAGAGATTCAAGACTGGGACATCAGCCACCGGGTTTAGGAACCACGAAGGGTTTCGCAGAAGTCCGATGGCGAGCCTCTCAGGGCCCAGTAGATGAGCTACGATAAAAATCAGGAGTGACCAGCCGAAGAGCTGTCTGAAGAGGCTCAGGTTCCAGCTAGGCGAGCGAGAGGAGAGTCCAACGCCGAGGGCAATGAAGAAGGGGATGAAGCCTACGAAAGCCCGTAGAAAATAGTCTAGCCCATCGAGCTGGGCAGTCAGGCAGATGAATCCGACGGGAAAGAGAAAAAACGCGGCGACGGCTTCGGACCACTCGAACACGTTATGAGGCGTTCTGACGTAGAACTCTTCTCGCCGTCGCATTTCGTTGTCGTACTGCGAAGAATAGCGTTTGCGTGAAATCGGCTTGAGCTCTTGGAGCTCCAGATGTGAAGCTGACCTCAAACTGGGAACTCTGTTGGGATCCCGACCGACATCTTTCGCTGGAGCACGAACATCGCCTAATGGAATTGTGCCAGCGAGGTCAGCCTGGTTTCGGTGCGCTTCAATATTCCTCAAATCCCTGACGATCTCATGTGCGCTTTGGTAGCGCTTGTTCACCTTCTTCTCGATCATCTTGTAGAGCACGCCGCGAACGTATTCGGGAACTTCGTGGATCTCATCGAGTTGCAAGGGTTCAGGGGACACGTGAGCTAAAATTGCGCTCTCAATGGTGTCCGCTTTTACCGCACGTTGTGAGGTGAACATCTCGTAGAAGAGCAGGCCGAGCGCGTAGATATCACTCCAGGGCCCGACTTCTCTTCCGCGTGCTTGTTCAGGCGCAATATAGCGCGGTGTTCCAACTGCCATTCCTTCGCGGGTCAGCTGAACGGACTCATCAGACCCCGTGAGCTTCGCCATTCCGAAGTCCAAAACTTTGGCATGGTACATGCCGTTTGGCTCGGTGATGATCATCACGTTTTGAGGTTTGAGGTCGCGATGAACCACGCCATTATCATGAGCTTGCGCAAGGCCTGACGCGATTTGAATGCAGAGTTCAATTGCAATATGAGCCGGCAATCTTTGGCGATTCACAAAATCGAAAAGCGTCTCGCCGTCAATATACTCGACAATCATAAAGGCAAACCGTTGGTCGGTCTCGCCAAAATCATAAATGTTGATGATGTTCGGATGTCGGAGCTTTGAGATGACTTTCATCTCGCGATGAAATCGGCCCACAGCGGTGGACTTGATGCCTTCGTTTGCGGGCGGCAGCGCCTTGAGTGCTACGCGTTCCATGGTCGTCATGTCGATCGCGCTGAAAATGGCACCGTAGGCACCAGCACCGATGAACTCCTCGATCTGGTAACGGTTGGAAACCATATCACCAGGGCGCAGGTGCTCTCGCACGATTTCAGAGGGACTTGGCATAAGCCATCACCATGGAAGCAATGAGTTTGTGAGGGCGAGTATCCAACGCAAGGGCTTAACCCACAAGTCTAAGATGATATTTAAAGACTCTCCCCCTATCGCTTCACTCAACCAATACGCGTTCTCTTCAAGTGCCGCCAACGCGTACCCGGGCATCACAAGAATCATCACGACGAGCATCAGGGCTAGCACCGCGAGTTGGTAGCGCATCACCGGCACAACCCACTTTTCCATGGCGTTTCCGTAGATCGCCCGCACTTCCGAAAAATGCGCCCAAACAACGGCCAGGGCGGTAGGTAGAAGGCCAAGTGCACCTTTGACGACCGTGCCACCTGGAATCAATGTACCGGCGAGATGGACGCAGACGAAAACACCAAATGTACCAGCGAGAATCCAGGCAATCTGGCCGCCGGTGACAGGTGTGTGTTCAACCTTCTTTGACTCGCGGGTTGTCGGCCCACGTTTTCTATCGATCTCTTCACGTCGGACACGGGTCACATCCAATTTCAGCTCTTCTTTTGAACTGAACTTCCGAGCTTCTCGCTGCGGTCGCACGTCAATCTTCGGGAGCTCGCGAGACCGGGAAACCGGGTCGGACACTTCCTCATCCTCTTCGGGTGGTGCCACGTAGGTTTGTCCCTTGAAGACCAACGGAACCGAATCTTCCTCTTCGCCCAACCCGACAAGCCGCTGAAATTCGCCCGTCATCTCCATATCGGCCTGCCTTGGCAGGAATTTTGCGAAATCTCTGACGGTCTGGAATCGGTCGCTTGGATACCTGGAGGTCGCCTTGCGAATTAGCTTTGCGAACGGCCGCGGCAGATCCGAAATCTTTTTGAAAGGAATCGGTTTTTCATCAATATGAATCTGAGCGACCTGGCTTACATTCAGATTGGAGTCGAGGGGCGAATCTCCCGTCAACATCTGATAGAGAATGAGGCCGAGGCTGTAGATATCGCTCGAAGGCTCGACCTTTTGCCCCAAGACCTGCTCAGGGCTCATGTAGATGGGGGTTCCCACAAACTGAGTTGAACGCCTTCCGCCCTGCGCAAGACTCTCGATCTCATCGTCAGAGTCGCCCATCAATTTGGCGACCCCGAAGTCCAAGACTTTGACCACATCGGCCTGCTCGTTCCGATTCACCAACATGATATTCGAGGGCTTCAAGTCACGGTGGACGATCCCTTGGCGGTGCGCCTCGTCCAAGCTCTTGAGCAATTGTTGTGTGATTCTAATGACACGTTGCGGACTCAAGGCGCCTTCCTGAGTCAACACGTCCTCCAGGGAAACGCCATCCAGGTACTCCAAGACCATGAAGTAGAGTCCAGAGTTCGTCCGCCCAAAATCGTGGAGTGTGACCGTGTTCGGATGGTGGAGTCGACTAACGATATTGACTTCGGCCACGAAGCGGTTGGCCACGTCTGGATTGCTATCCACAACCTCGGGGCGCAAAACCTTGAGTGCGACCTCGCGCTCGGTGCCGATCTGTACGGCACGAAACACGCTCGCGAAATTCCCCGCGCCTAGTGCCTGAACGACTCGGTACTTGCCTTCAAACACAGTACCGGGCGCGAGCAGGTCCTTGATGTCTACTTTCCGTGACATGTCGCCTCATAAACTGCTGAAGGCTTAAGAACTCCACGCCATGGTAGACACGGAATCCTTGCCCGTCCACCCTCTACCGTCAGGCGCCCAGAGGACCACTGTGTGAGTGCGTCCAGCTTTGAGGCAATCGACCACCACAACTTGTGCGTGCGCGCGCGCCTGGATGTCCCGCGCAATTGCCTCGCAGTGCTCCGCTAGCCGTGGATCTGGGGTCGCGGCCTCTTCGAGCTCGAGCGTCAAGATTAGGCGAGTACGGCCTGGGGAGTGGAACTCTTCAAGATGTACGGGTTGGAGATTGAGGCTCGGGACAACGACGTCTCGATTGAGGGATACGTCTTTGCCAGCGCTGATGGAATAGCCGGGCACGGGCCCCTTGCGGGTGCGAGGTGTGCCCATGGTTTGCTGCCGCTTCGCAAAGAATGCGGCGCTTGCGCCAAAGGCCCCGAGGCTAATCCAAAAGAGTAGATTCACTTATTTCGGCGCAGGCATTGGCGGGTGGCCTTTTGGCATTGGCATTGGTTGGCCGCCAGCTGGGTTACCCATAGGCATCTGCATCATCGGAGGAGGGGATGCTTGATACTTTGGGTTGTCCACAATTGCGTCGGCGAACTTCTCAACTTGAACTCCGTCACGAAGTTCCTTGGTGAGCTTCTCCATAGAGACGCGAAGGTCTTGGTTTTCGAGGTTGCGCACGATGTCCGACTTAACTTCGTCAAACGTCGTGACCACTTCAGCTTCGCGGTCCACGACCTTAATGACATGGAAACCGAACTCGGTACGGACGGGACCCACGACATCGTTGACTTTGGCCGAGAATGCAGCTTCGGAAAAGCCCGGGACCATTTGCTTTCGGTGGAAGAAGCCGAGGTCTCCGCCGTTCGGGGCGGTAGGTCCTTCCGAGTGCTCTTTTGCAAGCGCAGCGAAGTCTGCTCCGTCAGCCTTTGCAAGCTTAAGAACGTTCTTTGCCTTGTCTTCCTGACCTTTGACCACATCGTCAGCGGCGCCATTTTCAACCTTGAAAAGGATGTGGCTTGCTTTGACGCGCTCTGGCTTGGTGAACTGAGCTTTGTTCTTCTCGTAGAACTCTTTGGCCGACGCATCGGTCACGGCGATGTTGTACTTCTTGCGAAGAAGCTTCTTCAGCTTAACTGCGCGAGAGAGGTCGTCTCGAAGTTCGTCGAGCGTAACGCCTGTCTTCTGGAAGAATTGTTGTGCTTCAGCTTCGCCACCAACCGACTTGTAGAAATCGGCGAGTTCGGCATCCACTTCCTCTTTGGAAGCTTCGATCTTCTCGGCGTCGATAGCCTTCTCAACGAGGTGTTGGTCGATGAGTCGGTCAACCGTTTGCTCCTTGAACTTCTCGAGCGCATTGGCCGGAAGCTGTGGGGCAATCTTAGCGAGCCGCTCGACCTCTGTATTGAAGAGGTCAGCCTTGATCTCATGATCACCAACTTTAGCGATGGGCTTAGTTGCCGACATCGGCAGCACGACTTCTTTAGGAGCTTCCTCGGTCTTCGCCTCAGGCTTAGCTTCTTCTTCGGTTTTCGTGGGTTCTTCAGCGGTTGGCTTTTCGGTCTTGGCGGTGTCGTCACAAGCGATGAGGCCTGCAGCAAGGCCAAGAGCGATAAGTAGGGATTTCATTCTCATTTTCGAGGGCTCCTTGAGTTGACCAGTTGCACGCTTTCCTACCTTCCCCCACCCTTAGAGTCAAGCGGACCGTAAAGCGCTACCAGGTAACGTAGCCCGGGTCCTTTTCGGGTTTGGGCCCGGCCTCTTTGGCAGGCTTTCCAGATGTGTCAGCGGTGTCCGCTGGTTCATCGTTGGCCGTGGACTCACCATTTTTTGGGCGCGTAGGCTGGGGCAGGCGCGTAGGAGTAGGGGTCTGTTGGACGTTGCCGCGCCGGTGGTCATAGAGGCCGATTGCAGACATAGAGCCAGCAACCAAATCGGCAGCGCCGTACGAAATCTCGCGGTTGATTCCAGCGAGTTTGGTGTCGTTTGACGAGAGGAACCAGTTGGGGTCTTTCCGAAGCTCTCCAACGATGCCGGTGGCAAAGATGGCGGAGAGTACAAGTAAGAGGCCTACGCTGAAGACGGCCGATGTTCCGAGGACGCGCATGGCACGGACGGTGATTGGCGTGATGATCTTGAATCTCTCGCCGCTGCCAGGGTCAGTCATCAGGGCTAGAAACGGCGGGGCGGCCGCCATAATCG
This Microvenator marinus DNA region includes the following protein-coding sequences:
- a CDS encoding peptidylprolyl isomerase codes for the protein MRMKSLLIALGLAAGLIACDDTAKTEKPTAEEPTKTEEEAKPEAKTEEAPKEVVLPMSATKPIAKVGDHEIKADLFNTEVERLAKIAPQLPANALEKFKEQTVDRLIDQHLVEKAIDAEKIEASKEEVDAELADFYKSVGGEAEAQQFFQKTGVTLDELRDDLSRAVKLKKLLRKKYNIAVTDASAKEFYEKNKAQFTKPERVKASHILFKVENGAADDVVKGQEDKAKNVLKLAKADGADFAALAKEHSEGPTAPNGGDLGFFHRKQMVPGFSEAAFSAKVNDVVGPVRTEFGFHVIKVVDREAEVVTTFDEVKSDIVRNLENQDLRVSMEKLTKELRDGVQVEKFADAIVDNPKYQASPPPMMQMPMGNPAGGQPMPMPKGHPPMPAPK
- a CDS encoding serine/threonine protein kinase; this encodes MPSPSEIVREHLRPGDMVSNRYQIEEFIGAGAYGAIFSAIDMTTMERVALKALPPANEGIKSTAVGRFHREMKVISKLRHPNIINIYDFGETDQRFAFMIVEYIDGETLFDFVNRQRLPAHIAIELCIQIASGLAQAHDNGVVHRDLKPQNVMIITEPNGMYHAKVLDFGMAKLTGSDESVQLTREGMAVGTPRYIAPEQARGREVGPWSDIYALGLLFYEMFTSQRAVKADTIESAILAHVSPEPLQLDEIHEVPEYVRGVLYKMIEKKVNKRYQSAHEIVRDLRNIEAHRNQADLAGTIPLGDVRAPAKDVGRDPNRVPSLRSASHLELQELKPISRKRYSSQYDNEMRRREEFYVRTPHNVFEWSEAVAAFFLFPVGFICLTAQLDGLDYFLRAFVGFIPFFIALGVGLSSRSPSWNLSLFRQLFGWSLLIFIVAHLLGPERLAIGLLRNPSWFLNPVADVPVLNLLHDLMAGFSRAYGHLLSGWFGGKVIV
- the groL gene encoding chaperonin GroEL (60 kDa chaperone family; promotes refolding of misfolded polypeptides especially under stressful conditions; forms two stacked rings of heptamers to form a barrel-shaped 14mer; ends can be capped by GroES; misfolded proteins enter the barrel where they are refolded when GroES binds), which encodes MAKEIMFDTRARQRILNGVNTLAHAVRVTLGPKGRNVVIEKAFGAPTITKDGVTVAKEIDLEDRFENMGAQLVKEVASKTSDTAGDGTTTATVLAHAIFREGSKLVAAGHNPMPIKRGIDKSVAAIVEELGKLAVKTNDKSKIAQVGTISANNDEQIGQLIADAMAQVGKEGVITVEEAKGLEDELEFVEGMEFDRGFLSPYFATNKDRMEVEMKNPLILLFDKKISNMKDLLPLLDQVLTGDKRPLLIIAEDLEGEALATLVVNFIRGVLNVAAVKAPGFGDRRKAMLQDIADLTGGNVISEERGQKLENAKLLDLGSCESVKITKDKTTIVGGAGSKEAIEARVAQIKAQMEVTTSDYDREKLQERLAKLVGGVAVIKVGAATEVEMKEKKARVEDALNATRAAVEEGIVPGGGVALIRCAGILDTLKLDADEHVGLEIVRKAIQEPIRQISANAGVDGSIVVKTVTEGTGAFGYNARTDVYEDLIEAGVIDPAKVTRTALQNAASIAGLMLTTEAMIADKPEASKDDHGHHHGMEGMGGMGF
- a CDS encoding serine/threonine protein kinase, coding for MSRKVDIKDLLAPGTVFEGKYRVVQALGAGNFASVFRAVQIGTEREVALKVLRPEVVDSNPDVANRFVAEVNIVSRLHHPNTVTLHDFGRTNSGLYFMVLEYLDGVSLEDVLTQEGALSPQRVIRITQQLLKSLDEAHRQGIVHRDLKPSNIMLVNRNEQADVVKVLDFGVAKLMGDSDDEIESLAQGGRRSTQFVGTPIYMSPEQVLGQKVEPSSDIYSLGLILYQMLTGDSPLDSNLNVSQVAQIHIDEKPIPFKKISDLPRPFAKLIRKATSRYPSDRFQTVRDFAKFLPRQADMEMTGEFQRLVGLGEEEDSVPLVFKGQTYVAPPEEDEEVSDPVSRSRELPKIDVRPQREARKFSSKEELKLDVTRVRREEIDRKRGPTTRESKKVEHTPVTGGQIAWILAGTFGVFVCVHLAGTLIPGGTVVKGALGLLPTALAVVWAHFSEVRAIYGNAMEKWVVPVMRYQLAVLALMLVVMILVMPGYALAALEENAYWLSEAIGGESLNIILDLWVKPLRWILALTNSLLPW